In the Nitrospinota bacterium genome, ATCGGCATTAACGGCGCGATACTCCCCGGCAACCAAGGGGGCAACATCGGTATCGGCTTCGCCATACCCATCAACATGGCAAAACAGATACTGGCGGACCTCAAGGGAAAGAAGGGCGTCAGCCGCGGCTGGCTGGGCGTCATCATCCAGAGCATCACCCCCGAACTGCAAAAGGCGCTTAAGCTGAAGGGCGCCGTCGGCGCGCTGGTGGGGGGCGTGGCGCCGGGCGGGCCGGCCGAAACGGCGGGCATCAAGCGCGGCGACGTTATCACGAAATTCAGCGGTAAAGAGGTGAAAGATTCGCGCGACCTTCCCCGCTATGTCGCCGAGCAAAAGCCCGGCACCGCGGTGGAACTGGAACTGGAGCGCAACGGCAAAAAAATGACCTTGAAAATGGCCTTGGGCGATCTGCGGGAAGGGGAAAAAGCCTATCAGGCGGCCGCCAAAGGCGAAGAGACCTACGACGACCTGGGCATCGTGGTGAGCGACATCACCCCCGAGATTGAAAAAGGCTTGAACCTCCCCAAGGGGCTTAAAGGGGTGGCCGTCAGCGGCATCGACCCGCGCGGCGTGGCGGCTCAGGCCGGCATCCAGCGCGGCGACGTGATCGAAGAGGTGAACCGCCAGCCGGCGGCGAACGTGGGGCAATTCAGCGACCTGCTGGCGAAAATACCGGCGGATGAAGCGGTGCTCTTTACCGTGCGGCGCGGCAGCAGTTCCACCTTCATCGTGATAGAGCCGATACCGGAACCGCAAAGCAAGCAATGAGACGGGTCGGCATCACCACCACCATCCCCGCCGAGTTCATCTTCGCGGCGGGGGGGGTGCCGGTCGACCTGAATAACATTTTCATCGCCGATGCCGCCCCGATGGGAATGCTGGAGCGGGCCGAGCGCGGCGGCCTGCCGCGCGCGGTTTGCGGCTGGATCAAGGGAATGTACGGCGCGGCGCTTGCCGCCAACGTCGAGAGCGTCATCGCCGTGAGCGACGGCGACTGCTCGCACACCCGCTCGCTGGCCGAGATACTCGGGACGGAAGGGGTGAAATCGATTCCCTTCGCCTATCCGTACGACCGCGATTACGGCCTGCTGAAACGGCAGATGGATAAGCTGGCCGCCTTTTTCGGGATCACGTTCGCCGATGCCGAAGCGATGATGCGCCGGATGGACCGCATCCGCAAAAAACTGCACCGCATAGACGAAATGACGTGGCGCGAAAACACCGTAACCGGATTTGAAAACCACCTCTTCCTCGTCAGCGCCAGCGACATGGACGGCGACATGGAGCGCTTCGAGCAAAAGGTGGATGCCTTCATGGCGGAGGCCGCCGCGCGTGAACCGCTTCCGCAAACGATCCGCCTCGCCTACATCGGCGTGCCGCCGATCTTCACCGACATCTACCAGTTCCTCGAAACACGCGGGGCGCGCGTGATCTTCAATGAGGTGCAGCGGCAGTTCACCTTCCCGTTCGAAACCGGCGACCTGGTGGAGCGCTACCGGCGTTACACCTACCCCTACGATGTTTTCAGCCGCGTACGCGACATCGAGGCGGAAATTTCCCGGCGTGGCGTCCACGGGGTGGTTCACTATGTGCAGTCGTTCTGCCATCACCAGATGGAAGATGTGGTTTTCCGCAAGCACCTCGCCGGGCTGCCGCTGCTGACGGTGGAAGGGGACGCCCCCGGCCCGCTGGACGCGCGCACCCGCCTCCGCATCGAGGGCTTTTGCGAGATGCTGGGGAGCAAGCGGCGGAAGGCGGCGTCGTGAAAACGCTCGGCGTCGATGTCGGCAGCCGCTACGTCAAGCTGGCCGCGTTCGATGGCGAAGAGCTGCTCTTCGCCGAGAAACTGGATACGATCAAGTTCTACACCCTGTGCCGCCACGCGGGAAAAGTGGATATCTCCCGCCTGCCGGTTTTTTTGGAAAAGGGTTTTGCCTATGAGCGGGTGGTGAGCACCGGTTATGGCCGCTACAACGTCCGGATAGAAGGCTCCGCCGTCATCAGCGAGATCAAGGCGCACACCCTCGGCGCGGCGTACCAGAGCGGACTTTCCGATTTCACCCTCCTCGACCTCGGCGGGCAGGACACCAAGGTGGTCCGGGTGCGCGGCGGCGAGGTGGATGATTTCGTGATGAACGATAAATGCGCCGCCGGTAGCGGCCGGTATCTGGAAAACATCGCCACGATTTTGGGCATCACGCCGGAGGAATTGGCCGGACACACGGACAAGCCGGTACCGCTCTCCGCCACCTGCGCCATCTTCGGCGAATCCGAAGTGGTCGGCGCGCTGGCGGAAGGGGCCGATATCGGGCATATCTGCGCCGGGGCCAACCTCTCGGTGGCGCAACGGCTGGCGCCGCTGGCGCGGCGGTACGGATCGGATAAATATGTCATTACCGGCGGCGTCGCCTGCAACGGCGGCGTGCTGGAATTTTTGGGCGAAAAACTTGGCGCGGAACTCATTGTCCCGCGCCACCCCCTCTTCAATGGCGCCATCGGCTGCGCCCTCGAAGCCGCGGCCGTCAACGCCTGATCAGAGCGCTTTCAGGGCCGCTTCGTAGTTCGGCTCCTGGGTGATTTCCGGCACCTGCTCGACGTATTTCACCTTGTCATGTTCGTCCAGCACTATCACCGCGCGGGAGCAAACCCCCGCCAGCGGGCCGTCCACGATTTTCACTTTGTAGTCATCCGCGAAGCCGCTCCGGAAGGTGGAGAGGTTCTCCACATTGTTGATTCCCTCGGCGGCGCAAAAGCGTTTGTGGGCAAACGGCAGGTCGGCGGAAATATTCAGCACCACCGTATTCGGCATCTTGGCGGCATCCTGATTGAAGCGGCGCACCGACGTGGCGCAGACCGGCGTATCAAGGCTTGGGAAAATGTTGAGCACCTTCTTTTTCCCCGCGTAGCTGGCAAGCGTGACTTCGGAGAGGTCAGTTTTCACCAGCTTGAAGCCGGGCGCGGCGGCCCCGATGGACGGCAGGTTCCCGGCGGTGTTTATCGGATTTCCCTTGAGAGTGATTTTAGCCATCGCTGTCTCCTTGTAACGTGGTTGCGTGTGATTACTTAGCCAAACCCAATGTGAACTTCTCCCGGTCATTATACGCGACAACAACGGATGTCGAAGGGGAGATACGGGGCGATTGCCGGAGTTCCCTTTTTCACGGCCTCCATCTTTGGTATACTTTCATCCTTAACATAAGGAGTACCCCCAATGGCCCACCGCCGTCATGAACCGGCCGCCCCGAAGGATACGATGGAGCGCTTTTTTGAAAATGGCGGGCGTTCCGTTTCCGCCAGCGCGCAGGCGTGGGTGCCGCCGGTGGATATGTATGAGACCGCCGACGATGTGGTGATCCGCGCCGAGCTTCCCGGCGTTGAGGAAAAAGACGTCCGCATCGAGATGAGCGAGAACTACATCACCATCCAGGGGAAACGCCCCTTGAAGACCGGCCACGGACGGTACGTCTGCCTGGAGCGGAACTACGGCTCGTTCCAGCGCACCTTCCGCCTGCCGGTCATCGTGGAAAAAGACGAGGTTCACGCCGAATACCGTTTCGGCGTGCTGATGATTGTGGTAAAAAAACAGAAGGGGCAAAGCCCCGAATACGTCCGCGTGGAAATAGAATAATGAACCAGCCATACGCCCTGATAAACAACTGCATGGAAAAGGCGCTCCGCAACGAGCCGCTGGCGCGCGGCGAAGCGCTGGAGATCGTCAATCTCCACGCCGATTATGTGATGCCGCTTATGGCCGCGGCCGACCGTGTGCGGCGCTTTTACAAGGGAAACCGGGTCTCGCTCTGCTCCGTCATCAATGCCCGGTCGGGGCGCTGTCCCGAAGATTGCGCCTTCTGTCCGCAATCAGTTCACGCGTCCAGCGAAGTTCCGGCCTATGAGCTGGTGGATGGCGGAACCATAACGCGGGCCGCCGCGACGGCGCTTGCAAGCGGCGCGCACAAGTTCGGCATCGTCACCAGCGGCAAGGGAGCCGTCACCCGCGCGGGGGAGTTCGACGAACTGCTGGGCCGGATCAGGGAGATGAAGGAGACCGTCGGCATCCACCGCTGCGCGTCGCTTGGCGTTATCGACGAGGATGAGGCCCGCGCGCTGAAGGAGGCCGGCTTGCAGGAATTCCACCACAACCTGGAGACGGCCCGCGGCTTCTACCCCAATATCTGCTCCACCCGCTCGTACGATGAGAACGTGGATTCCATCCGCGCAGCGAAGGCGGCGGGATTGCGCGTCTGCTGCGGCGGCATTCTCGGCATGGGAGAGACCCCCGAACAGCGCGTGGAATTCGCCGAAGAACTGCGCCAGCTCGGCGTCGACTCCATACCGCTCAATTTCCTCAATCCGATAAAGGGAACCGCGCTGGAAAACCAGCCGCCGCTCAGGCCGCTGGAGATACTCAAGATCATCGCCTTTTTCCGGCTCTACCTGCCGGACAGGGACATCAAGGTGGCCGGCGGCCGCGAGGTGAATCTGCGCGGCCTGCAATCGTTCATGTTTTTTGCCGGCGCCAACAGCGCGATGGTGGGTAATTACCTCACCACCAAAGGCCGCGCCGCCGCGGACGACCTGGAAATGATCGCCGACCTGGAGCTGGAGGTCGTTGACTGACGATATTTTCTCCGCCGGGCTGGAAGACCTGGCCGCCCGCGGGCTGCTGCGCGCCGCCACGGCGTTCGATGGCGGCTCCGCGCGCACCGTCACGATAGACGGGCGCACACTTCTTCTCTTTTGCTCCAA is a window encoding:
- a CDS encoding PDZ domain-containing protein, which codes for IGINGAILPGNQGGNIGIGFAIPINMAKQILADLKGKKGVSRGWLGVIIQSITPELQKALKLKGAVGALVGGVAPGGPAETAGIKRGDVITKFSGKEVKDSRDLPRYVAEQKPGTAVELELERNGKKMTLKMALGDLREGEKAYQAAAKGEETYDDLGIVVSDITPEIEKGLNLPKGLKGVAVSGIDPRGVAAQAGIQRGDVIEEVNRQPAANVGQFSDLLAKIPADEAVLFTVRRGSSSTFIVIEPIPEPQSKQ
- a CDS encoding 2-hydroxyacyl-CoA dehydratase — protein: MRRVGITTTIPAEFIFAAGGVPVDLNNIFIADAAPMGMLERAERGGLPRAVCGWIKGMYGAALAANVESVIAVSDGDCSHTRSLAEILGTEGVKSIPFAYPYDRDYGLLKRQMDKLAAFFGITFADAEAMMRRMDRIRKKLHRIDEMTWRENTVTGFENHLFLVSASDMDGDMERFEQKVDAFMAEAAAREPLPQTIRLAYIGVPPIFTDIYQFLETRGARVIFNEVQRQFTFPFETGDLVERYRRYTYPYDVFSRVRDIEAEISRRGVHGVVHYVQSFCHHQMEDVVFRKHLAGLPLLTVEGDAPGPLDARTRLRIEGFCEMLGSKRRKAAS
- a CDS encoding 2-hydroxyglutaryl-CoA dehydratase, which produces MKTLGVDVGSRYVKLAAFDGEELLFAEKLDTIKFYTLCRHAGKVDISRLPVFLEKGFAYERVVSTGYGRYNVRIEGSAVISEIKAHTLGAAYQSGLSDFTLLDLGGQDTKVVRVRGGEVDDFVMNDKCAAGSGRYLENIATILGITPEELAGHTDKPVPLSATCAIFGESEVVGALAEGADIGHICAGANLSVAQRLAPLARRYGSDKYVITGGVACNGGVLEFLGEKLGAELIVPRHPLFNGAIGCALEAAAVNA
- the tpx gene encoding thiol peroxidase; the encoded protein is MAKITLKGNPINTAGNLPSIGAAAPGFKLVKTDLSEVTLASYAGKKKVLNIFPSLDTPVCATSVRRFNQDAAKMPNTVVLNISADLPFAHKRFCAAEGINNVENLSTFRSGFADDYKVKIVDGPLAGVCSRAVIVLDEHDKVKYVEQVPEITQEPNYEAALKAL
- a CDS encoding Hsp20/alpha crystallin family protein; this encodes MAHRRHEPAAPKDTMERFFENGGRSVSASAQAWVPPVDMYETADDVVIRAELPGVEEKDVRIEMSENYITIQGKRPLKTGHGRYVCLERNYGSFQRTFRLPVIVEKDEVHAEYRFGVLMIVVKKQKGQSPEYVRVEIE
- the bioB gene encoding biotin synthase BioB, with the protein product MEKALRNEPLARGEALEIVNLHADYVMPLMAAADRVRRFYKGNRVSLCSVINARSGRCPEDCAFCPQSVHASSEVPAYELVDGGTITRAAATALASGAHKFGIVTSGKGAVTRAGEFDELLGRIREMKETVGIHRCASLGVIDEDEARALKEAGLQEFHHNLETARGFYPNICSTRSYDENVDSIRAAKAAGLRVCCGGILGMGETPEQRVEFAEELRQLGVDSIPLNFLNPIKGTALENQPPLRPLEILKIIAFFRLYLPDRDIKVAGGREVNLRGLQSFMFFAGANSAMVGNYLTTKGRAAADDLEMIADLELEVVD